Genomic DNA from bacterium:
GATATGATGCAAATACAGCCTCATGAACAGTCGACATGCCAGCGGCATCTCCTTCGAATTTCTGTATCATTCTAATTTCAGCGGGTGTTTCATAGCTTGGACCTTTTGTGTACCAGTAAATTCCTGATTGCAGATGTATTGAATTCTCTTTGGCAGCAGCTTTTATTTTTTCATTCATCTTTGCAGAAGGGCAATTCGAAAAATTGTTTTTTGATTCAATAGATGAAATACCAATTAGTTCCGTTAATTCTTTTTTTATGTTCATTCCATTGAATGAATCTGCAAGCATAAGATCGCCGGGACTAAAACTTTTATTCACACCTCCGGCAGCATTTGTGAAGATAATTTTGTTACAGCCAATTTTTTTTGCAAGAAGCACGGGAAACACAATCGCTTAATCCATAACCTTCGTAAAAGTGATTACGTCCCTGGAAGATTAATATTTTTTTATCTTGAATTTTTGAGAAGTGAATTAATCCTTTATGTCCTTCAACAGATGATTTCGGATAATTCGGAATTGAGCTTGTCGCAATTGTTTTAACTTTTTCAGTTGAATCAGCAAAATTTCCAAGTCCGCTTCCAAGAACAAGAGCCACTTCTGGAGTAAATGGAGATTCACTGATTAAATAATTTATTGAATCTTTGTATTTAAAATTCAAGTCAATCATTCTAACCGAAGAGTAAACCAGCCAGAGTTGCAGTCATTAAAGTTGCAATCACTCCTCCGATGACTGCCTTAATCCCAAGAGCAGCGATATCAGATTTTCTGTCAGGTGCAAGCGGACTTATTCCCCCGATTTGAATTGCAATCGAGCTGAAATTAGCAAAACCACATAATGCATATGTTAGCATTAGAACAGATTTTTCATTCAATATTTTACCAACCTTAGAACAATTTTTACCCCTAACAGACTACCGAAATTCAATGCATCTTCCCACGGTACACCAATTCCAAATGCTACAAATTGTAATACCAATCCAATCAACAATTGAAAACTTAACGGCTGGCCGAAATTTGATTTAAGAGATTCATTTACATTTATTATTTCTCCCAATCCATTTAATAAATAATTAACTAATGCTATCAGCGCAATGAATGCGATTAACATTGCACCAACATTAATTGCAAGCTTCCAGCCGTCTGCAGCTCCGTTAGCCGTAGCCTCAATAATGTTTGAAGCATTCTTTTCAACTTCAATTTTAACAGTTCCTTTCGTAACCGGCTCTTCAGTTTCAGGGTACATAATTTTTGATATGACTATTCCTGCCGGTGCTGCCATAACACTCGCACCGAGAAGATGAGTCGCAAATAATTGCTGTGCCTGCTCGAGTGGAATTCCATGTTTAACAGCATATGCTGATCCGAGTATCTGAATGTATGCAGCCATAACTCCACCTGCGATAGTTGCCATTCCACCAACCATGACTGTCAGCAGCTCGCTCTTTGTCATGTTATTCAAGAATGGTTTTATCATTAGTGGAGCTTCGGTTTGTCCGACAAATACATTAGCAGAATTTGAAAGCGACTCTGCGCCGCTTGTTCCTAGTGTCTTTGCCATTATCCAGGCCATCCCTTTAACTATTAATTGCATTATGCCGAGATAGTAAAGAAGTGACATTAAACTTGCAAAGAAAATAATTGTCGGCAACACTTGAAAAGCGAAGAATGAACCGAGACTTCCTTCTGCACCAGGTGGTTTGGCAAGATCACCAAATACAAACTGCGCTCCTGCTGAAGTGAAGTTGAGAACGAGCACAAAGAAATAGCTTATCCAATTAAAAAAATCCTTTGGCCATCCAAGCGGTGTAAATATTTGACGTAGTGATTCACCTTTGAGAATTAGTACGGCAAAAATCAGTTGCAGCGCAAGTCCACCACCGACCAACCGCCAATTAATTTTTGATTTATTGTTTGAAAGAAGAAATGAGATACCTACAAGAAGTAGAATTCCTGCTATACCTCTAAATAATGAAATAGGATCCATATGCTTCTTCTACTCTTCTTTTGGGATATAGTGACACTTGCGGCAGCGCGCTTCATAAATATCGGCGGCTCCGACAATTACTCTTTCTGATTCAGCAATTTTCCTTTGTGTTTTATCGGCGGGATTTCCGCATATAACACAGATTGCATGCTCCTTTGTTATATACTCAGCAACTGCCAGAAGTTGAGGTATAGGTTCAAATGGTTTTCCTGTGTAATCCTGATCGAGTCCTGCTACAATTACCCGTTTTCCTTTCGAAGCAAGCAAATTGCAAATATGAACAATTCCCTCATTAAAAAACTGAGCTTCATCAATTCCAATAACCTGGGCATCATCAGCATAGGAAAGTATTTCAATAACATCTTCGATTAAAATTGAAGGAAGTGATTGTTCATTATGAGATACAATCGATTTTTCTGAGTACCTGGAATCTATTTTTGGTTTAAAGATTTTCACATTTTGTTTTGCGATTTGGGCTCTTCTCAGTCGGCGGATCAGCTCTTCAGTTTTACCGCTGAACATACATCCTGTGATCACTTCTATCCAGCCGATGTCTTTCGGAAGTTGATGTGGTGGAATGTCTCTCATTGTTTCAATAAATAAAAAATAAATTATAAAATTGTATTTGGATTATTCAAGATCCTTATCCCCGAATGCAAAGGGAAGCAGTTCAGAGGTTTTCTTTACGATGTACTCACCGTTTGCATTTACGAGGACAATTTCAATTTCCCCGCATAGATCGCTGATTACCTGTCTGCAGGCGCCGCACGGTGAAATAAAATCTTCCGTATCACCGGCTACGGCGATTGCTTTAAATTCGCGTTCACCTTCAGAGATTGCTTTAAAAATTGCATTGCGTTCGGCACAAATAGTTAAGCTGTATGAACTTGACTCAACATTGCATCCGGTGTATGATCTATCATCATTTGTTAATACAGCTGCGCCGACATAAAAATTTGAGTAAACCGGCAGAGCATTCTGCTTGGCTTTGATAGCCAATTCAGCTAATTGTTTGTAATCCATTATCTTCCATTTTAACTGGTGAAAAATAATTTTTTAGTTTGCGATATCAAAAGAGCTATAACTTTTTAAATACAATGTAAAATGTTGGTGTGAAGAATTTATTCATTATACCGTGTTCATCATTAGCCATCTTTAATAAAATTTTCTTCAAACCAAAAGATTTTATAATCTCTACTATTCTCAAATGAAAATTACTCCATACTAATCCTTCACCCCCATCGAATAAATATTGAACAGAGTAATTAGTAAATAAATTAATAGAAAATTCCCTATTAAATATTTTAAAGATATCGTTGAGCGAAAGCAATTCAGCAATATCTGTCCTGTTGTAATCAGATTTTCTGAAATATTTCATGAAATATTTATTAATCTGCTCTCGATTGAAGAGTGAAAGCAGAGGCATTCCCCAATGCGGATCAGCAATAATA
This window encodes:
- a CDS encoding thymidine kinase, with product MRDIPPHQLPKDIGWIEVITGCMFSGKTEELIRRLRRAQIAKQNVKIFKPKIDSRYSEKSIVSHNEQSLPSILIEDVIEILSYADDAQVIGIDEAQFFNEGIVHICNLLASKGKRVIVAGLDQDYTGKPFEPIPQLLAVAEYITKEHAICVICGNPADKTQRKIAESERVIVGAADIYEARCRKCHYIPKEE
- the cdd gene encoding cytidine deaminase, with protein sequence MDYKQLAELAIKAKQNALPVYSNFYVGAAVLTNDDRSYTGCNVESSSYSLTICAERNAIFKAISEGEREFKAIAVAGDTEDFISPCGACRQVISDLCGEIEIVLVNANGEYIVKKTSELLPFAFGDKDLE